From a single Micromonospora pallida genomic region:
- a CDS encoding S8 family serine peptidase: MSKPRNLSRRTSAALFASVVAAGAMTGAGGAATASATPSAPDAAPATAAEALGSHDAKLLAEAEAKKAPTVTMIVATDKGAAKKVADGVEKLGGAVSQRFDSIGYVLAKVPTDKALKAATLPGVAAVDLDEVIQLPDPTPEAAPAGSRTAEQAETLSGPGGDTPAVNPYMPTNETGAEKFKADNPQWDGRGVTIGIMDSGVDLDHPALQKTTTGERKIVDWVTATDPLEDASWRAMLTEVTGPTFTVGTSTFTAPAGTYRFNRFSESITRTSDPAGDVNRDGDTTDTWGILYDPVTHNVWVDVDQDNDFTDEALMRPYKEKFDVGHFGTDKPATPVRDQIPFVVEYREDVDTRPAGGPGLVDYVNIGIVESTHGTHVAGITAANDMLGNGAFDGAAPGAKLVSARACSWGGGCTFAALTTGMADLVINRGVDVVNMSIGGLPALNDGSTARGVLYNQLVEVYGVQLVLSAGNSGPGLNTVGDPSVATNVISTAASISKDTWLANYGSVVRKKNALFNFSSRGPREDGGLKPQITAPGSAISTAPTWQPGGPVAEAGYPLPPGYQMLNGTSMAAPQAAGAVALLLSAAKATDKGVTPAALRRALYSSAKPIEDVPTYGQGYGMVNVPGAWKLLRKGVETRTYTSEAAVCTELSDFLTKYDASLGQFVPTPDQGVGVYNRCASNQDGQQVGQTKTYPVKITRTSGPAGSITHEITLRGNDGTFKAPKTVSLPLNQTVTVEVTAKATTAGAHGAIMTIDDPATNVIDFEVPTVVVAGNDPKAPNFAYSAHGSVDRNSFTSYFVTVPPGTGALQVNLSGIATGSQTRFIAFNPYGVPVDSTSSLGCYTNFSDAAACKPQERDYQNPIAGIWEIEVESRRTSPTLNNPYTLDVRLQGVKVEPAVVELPAVEAGEPTPVTWSLSNTLGPVSVSGRGGPLSSVHAERPTIAEGASVQYTVEVPAGATSFTARIGNPAEPGADLDLYVFRGTTEVGRAADGDSEEAVTINNPPAGTYRVVVEGYAVNGPGTSTAYDYRDSFSAPALGTLAASATPVALPHGGTASITGTVTAASTPGAGRSLYGELAVVTSEGAVVGRGSVSVDAVN, from the coding sequence GTGAGTAAACCCCGCAACCTGAGCCGGCGTACCTCCGCCGCGCTCTTCGCGTCTGTCGTGGCGGCCGGCGCCATGACCGGGGCGGGTGGTGCCGCCACCGCGAGCGCCACTCCCTCCGCGCCCGACGCCGCTCCGGCGACCGCCGCCGAGGCGCTGGGCTCGCACGACGCCAAGCTCCTCGCCGAGGCCGAGGCCAAGAAGGCCCCCACCGTCACGATGATCGTCGCCACCGACAAGGGCGCGGCGAAGAAGGTCGCCGACGGTGTGGAGAAGCTGGGCGGCGCGGTCAGCCAGCGCTTCGACAGCATCGGTTACGTCCTGGCCAAGGTCCCCACCGACAAGGCGCTGAAGGCGGCCACGCTGCCCGGTGTCGCCGCGGTGGACCTCGACGAGGTCATCCAGCTCCCCGATCCGACGCCGGAGGCGGCCCCGGCCGGCAGCCGGACCGCCGAGCAGGCGGAGACCCTCAGCGGGCCGGGCGGGGACACCCCGGCCGTCAACCCATACATGCCGACGAACGAGACTGGCGCAGAGAAGTTCAAGGCCGACAACCCGCAGTGGGACGGCCGTGGCGTCACCATCGGCATCATGGACTCCGGTGTGGACCTCGACCACCCGGCGCTCCAGAAGACCACCACCGGCGAGCGTAAGATCGTCGACTGGGTGACCGCGACCGACCCGCTGGAGGACGCCAGCTGGCGGGCCATGCTCACCGAGGTGACCGGTCCGACGTTCACCGTCGGGACCAGCACCTTCACGGCTCCGGCCGGCACCTACCGGTTCAACCGGTTCAGCGAGTCGATCACCCGGACCAGCGACCCGGCCGGTGACGTCAACCGCGACGGCGACACCACCGACACCTGGGGCATCCTCTACGACCCGGTGACCCACAACGTCTGGGTGGACGTCGACCAGGACAACGACTTCACCGACGAGGCCCTGATGCGGCCGTACAAGGAGAAGTTCGACGTCGGCCACTTCGGCACCGACAAGCCGGCCACCCCGGTGCGGGACCAGATCCCGTTCGTGGTCGAGTACCGCGAGGACGTGGACACCCGGCCGGCCGGCGGCCCGGGCCTGGTCGACTACGTCAACATCGGCATCGTCGAGAGCACCCACGGCACGCACGTCGCCGGCATCACCGCCGCCAACGACATGCTCGGCAACGGCGCCTTCGACGGCGCGGCCCCCGGCGCCAAGCTGGTCTCCGCCCGCGCCTGCTCGTGGGGTGGCGGCTGCACCTTCGCCGCCCTCACCACCGGCATGGCCGACCTGGTGATCAACCGCGGCGTCGACGTGGTCAACATGTCGATCGGTGGCCTGCCGGCCCTGAACGACGGTTCGACCGCCCGCGGCGTGCTCTACAACCAGCTCGTCGAGGTCTACGGCGTGCAGCTCGTGCTCTCGGCCGGCAACTCCGGCCCGGGCCTGAACACGGTCGGCGACCCGTCGGTCGCGACCAACGTGATCAGCACCGCAGCGAGCATCAGCAAGGACACCTGGCTGGCCAACTACGGCTCGGTGGTGCGGAAGAAGAACGCCCTGTTCAACTTCTCGTCCCGTGGCCCGCGTGAGGACGGCGGTCTGAAGCCGCAGATCACCGCCCCGGGCTCGGCCATCTCCACCGCGCCGACCTGGCAGCCGGGCGGCCCGGTCGCCGAGGCCGGCTACCCGCTGCCCCCGGGCTACCAGATGCTCAACGGCACCTCGATGGCGGCCCCGCAGGCCGCCGGTGCCGTCGCGCTGCTGCTGTCGGCCGCCAAGGCGACCGACAAGGGCGTCACCCCGGCCGCGCTGCGCCGCGCGCTGTACAGCTCGGCCAAGCCGATCGAGGACGTCCCGACGTACGGGCAGGGCTACGGCATGGTCAACGTGCCGGGCGCGTGGAAGCTGCTCCGCAAGGGCGTGGAGACCCGCACCTACACCTCCGAGGCTGCGGTCTGCACCGAGCTGTCGGACTTCCTGACGAAGTACGACGCCTCGCTCGGTCAGTTCGTACCGACCCCGGACCAGGGTGTCGGCGTCTACAACCGTTGCGCCTCGAACCAGGACGGCCAGCAGGTCGGGCAGACCAAGACCTACCCGGTCAAGATCACCCGTACCAGCGGCCCGGCCGGCTCGATCACGCACGAGATCACCCTGCGGGGCAACGACGGCACCTTCAAGGCGCCGAAGACGGTCTCGCTGCCGCTGAACCAGACCGTCACGGTCGAGGTCACCGCCAAGGCGACCACCGCCGGTGCGCACGGCGCGATCATGACGATCGACGACCCGGCGACCAACGTGATCGACTTCGAGGTGCCCACCGTGGTGGTCGCCGGTAACGACCCGAAGGCCCCGAACTTCGCGTACTCGGCCCACGGCTCGGTGGACCGGAACAGCTTCACCTCGTACTTCGTGACCGTGCCCCCGGGCACCGGCGCGCTCCAGGTGAACCTCTCCGGCATCGCCACCGGCTCGCAGACCCGGTTCATCGCCTTCAACCCGTACGGTGTGCCGGTCGACAGCACCTCCAGCCTCGGCTGCTACACCAACTTCTCCGACGCCGCCGCCTGCAAGCCGCAGGAGCGGGACTACCAGAACCCGATCGCCGGGATCTGGGAGATCGAGGTGGAGTCGCGGCGTACCTCGCCGACCCTGAACAACCCGTACACGCTCGACGTACGGCTCCAGGGCGTCAAGGTGGAGCCGGCCGTCGTCGAACTGCCGGCGGTCGAGGCCGGTGAGCCGACCCCGGTGACCTGGTCGCTGTCCAACACCCTCGGGCCGGTCTCGGTGTCCGGGCGGGGTGGACCGCTCTCCAGCGTCCACGCCGAGCGTCCGACCATCGCCGAGGGTGCTTCGGTCCAGTACACCGTCGAGGTGCCCGCGGGCGCGACGTCGTTCACCGCCCGGATCGGCAACCCGGCCGAGCCCGGCGCCGACCTCGACCTGTACGTCTTCCGCGGGACCACCGAGGTCGGCCGAGCTGCCGACGGTGACTCCGAGGAAGCGGTGACCATCAACAACCCGCCGGCCGGCACCTACCGGGTGGTGGTCGAGGGCTACGCGGTCAACGGCCCCGGCACCAGCACCGCGTACGACTACCGGGACTCGTTCTCGGCGCCGGCGCTGGGCACCCTGGCCGCCTCGGCGACCCCGGTCGCCCTGCCGCACGGCGGCACCGCCAGCATCACCGGTACGGTGACCGCCGCCTCGACCCCGGGCGCGGGCCGGTCCCTCTACGGTGAGCTGGCCGTGGTGACCAGCGAGGGCGCGGTCGTCGG